One genomic segment of Vicia villosa cultivar HV-30 ecotype Madison, WI unplaced genomic scaffold, Vvil1.0 ctg.006028F_1_1, whole genome shotgun sequence includes these proteins:
- the LOC131642888 gene encoding gamma-interferon-responsive lysosomal thiol protein-like, translating to MVSLNTLSLSLILFLSFSSFFSPSQSHNKVSLELYYESLCPYCANFIVNYLPQIFEQEDLLSIVDLKLVPWGNAKLRDNSTIVCQHGEDECLLDTVEGCAIDTWPQPNKHFPFIYCVENLAHQGRRTEWESCYEKLGLDSSAVNDCYRSEHGKELHLKHADETNALQPPHTYVPWVVVDGEPLYDDYRDFISYICKAYKGTDAPKSCAQTSYISNVGEVEAKAKHSFCVMEKVMPTWNQIRSTVASWMNLAGAI from the exons ATGGTTTCTCTCAACACTTTGTCGCTTTCTCTAATCTTATTCCtatctttctcttcctttttctctCCCTCACAATCTCACAACAAGGTTTCTCTAGAATTGTACTATGAAAGTTTGTGCCCTTACTGCGCCAATTTCATCGTTAATTATCTTCCTCAAATCTTCGAACAGGAGGACCTTTTATCCATTGTTGACCTTAAGCTTGTTCCTTGGGGTAATGCTAAACTCAGAGATAACTCTACTATTGTTTGCCAG CATGGTGAAGATGAGTGCTTGCTAGATACGGTTGAAGGATGTGCTATTGATACGTGGCCTCAACCG AACAAGCATTTTCCTTTCATATATTGTGTTGAGAATCTGGCGCATCAGGGTAGGCGCACAGAGTGGGAATCTTGTTATGAGAAACTGGGTCTGGATTCATCAGCTGTCAATGATTGTTATCGCAGTGAGCATGGAAAAGAG TTGCATCTAAAGCATGCAGATGAAACAAATGCTCTACAGCCTCCTCACACTTACGTTCCATGGGTAGTTGTCGATGGAGAACCTCTCTACGAT GATTATAGAGACTTCATAAGTTATATCTGTAAGGCTTATAAAGGCACTGATGCACCGAAAAGCTGCGCCCAAACATCATACATCAGTAATGTTGGAGAAGTGGAAGCAAAAGCAAAGCATTCATTTTGTGTTATGGAAAAAGTAATGCCAACATGGAATCAAATAAGGTCAACCGTTGCCTCATGGATGAATCTTGCAGGTGCAATTTAA